From the Bacteroidia bacterium genome, one window contains:
- a CDS encoding phosphatase PAP2 family protein — protein MIEWLYSIDLALFRFGNEALANPLGDWFFPTITEVKNFYIIYAVSLLALMIFGKKRGVITVILLLVTITISDQLSSFGIKPLVGRLRPCHTLEDVRLLVGCGGGKSFPSSHAVNNFAMAILVSHFYRQARPWLLLWAVLVAYSRVYVGVHYFSDIIGGAVLGTLIAAGVAYSWEKGSQWFSDFIATKKGNTAS, from the coding sequence ATGATCGAATGGCTGTACAGCATTGACCTGGCGCTTTTCCGCTTCGGTAACGAGGCGCTGGCGAATCCGCTGGGCGACTGGTTTTTTCCGACGATCACGGAGGTCAAGAATTTTTATATCATATACGCCGTCTCGCTGCTGGCGTTGATGATTTTCGGGAAGAAACGCGGGGTGATCACCGTCATCCTCCTGCTGGTCACCATCACCATCAGCGATCAGCTCAGCAGTTTCGGAATCAAGCCGCTGGTCGGGCGTCTGCGTCCCTGTCACACGCTGGAGGATGTTCGCCTTCTTGTCGGCTGCGGCGGAGGCAAGTCTTTCCCTTCTTCGCACGCGGTGAACAATTTTGCGATGGCGATACTGGTCTCGCATTTTTATCGCCAGGCGCGTCCCTGGCTGCTGCTCTGGGCGGTGCTGGTAGCGTATTCACGGGTCTACGTCGGAGTACATTATTTCTCCGACATCATCGGAGGAGCAGTTCTGGGCACACTCATTGCCGCGGGGGTAGCGTATAGCTGGGAGAAGGGATCGCAGTGGTTTTCGGATTTCA
- a CDS encoding DedA family protein yields MEEIVAFLSRIDVVWIYFALFFFAWLENIFPPSPSDVLIVAAGSIISLGEGSVLLTLLFATAGSTAGFVTMYSLGKSFGHRVLETGKIKFISPELVAKVHSWFGRYGFWVVIANRFLSGTRAVISFCAGIAEMHFGITVVLSALSALLWNAILIYAGYALGDNWKDIGEYLSTYSRVITVLLTLVVALWAVRAWWKWRKKRNGNGQGNGNA; encoded by the coding sequence GTGGAGGAAATCGTCGCTTTTCTCTCACGCATTGATGTAGTCTGGATTTACTTTGCGCTGTTTTTTTTCGCCTGGCTGGAGAATATTTTCCCACCGTCTCCGAGCGATGTACTCATTGTCGCGGCCGGCTCCATCATCAGTCTGGGAGAGGGAAGCGTACTTCTTACTCTCCTTTTCGCGACGGCCGGAAGCACCGCGGGCTTTGTGACGATGTATTCGCTCGGCAAATCCTTCGGGCATCGCGTGCTTGAAACGGGGAAAATCAAATTCATCTCGCCAGAACTCGTCGCCAAGGTTCATAGCTGGTTCGGACGCTATGGCTTCTGGGTGGTCATCGCCAATCGCTTTCTCTCGGGAACCCGCGCGGTGATCAGCTTCTGCGCCGGTATCGCGGAAATGCACTTCGGCATCACCGTGGTTCTGTCCGCACTCAGCGCCTTGCTCTGGAACGCGATTCTCATTTATGCCGGCTATGCGCTCGGCGACAACTGGAAGGATATCGGGGAGTACCTGAGCACATACAGCCGGGTGATTACCGTCTTACTGACACTCGTTGTTGCGCTCTGGGCCGTCCGTGCCTGGTGGAAATGGCGGAAGAAACGGAACGGCAACGGCCAGGGGAACGGCAACGCATGA
- the ispF gene encoding 2-C-methyl-D-erythritol 2,4-cyclodiphosphate synthase, with product MNEDFPYRIGYGYDVHRLAPGESLILGGVTIASEFGTVAHSDGDVLLHAICDALLGAAALGDIGEHFPDSEAAYRGISSISLLERSVQRLAESGYAIGNIDATLVLERPKILPYKQQMRQNIATACGVSISRISLKATTSETLGFVGTGAGVTAHATALIFAAR from the coding sequence ATGAATGAAGATTTTCCTTACCGCATAGGGTATGGCTACGATGTGCACCGCCTCGCTCCGGGAGAATCCCTCATCCTCGGCGGGGTGACCATTGCATCGGAATTCGGCACGGTGGCGCACTCCGACGGGGATGTGCTGCTGCATGCAATATGCGATGCGCTTTTGGGCGCGGCGGCGCTCGGGGATATCGGCGAACATTTCCCTGATAGCGAAGCCGCATACCGCGGCATTTCGAGCATCTCCCTGCTCGAGCGGAGCGTGCAGCGCCTGGCGGAGAGCGGCTATGCCATCGGCAACATCGATGCGACGCTGGTGCTCGAGCGACCGAAAATTCTGCCATACAAGCAGCAGATGCGTCAGAATATCGCCACCGCTTGCGGCGTCAGCATTTCCCGGATATCCCTCAAGGCTACAACGAGCGAGACGCTCGGCTTTGTCGGAACGGGAGCGGGCGTCACCGCCCATGCAACAGCCCTGATATTCGCAGCGAGGTAA
- a CDS encoding acylphosphatase produces MHVSISGFVQGVGFRYFVLRIAEGLSINGWVRNCADGRVEVLAQGREIDLRILLEDLRKGPMRSAVADVRVTWEESENVFQTFEIR; encoded by the coding sequence ATGCATGTCAGTATATCGGGTTTTGTTCAGGGGGTGGGTTTCCGCTATTTCGTTCTGCGCATCGCGGAGGGGTTGAGCATCAACGGATGGGTTCGGAATTGCGCGGACGGACGCGTGGAGGTGCTCGCGCAGGGCAGGGAGATCGATCTGCGTATCCTGCTCGAGGACTTGCGCAAAGGTCCCATGCGCTCCGCGGTGGCTGACGTTCGGGTGACGTGGGAGGAGAGCGAAAATGTGTTCCAGACGTTCGAAATACGATGA
- a CDS encoding metallopeptidase TldD-related protein, which produces MRRRTFLSLTGTATGSLLLRPSAQIFSRSLLRSENRESDLLIDLVDAAMTQGAEYADARLLSTRAQTVQLRKDVVAQLTDVEDRGFLLRVFKNGGWASSAISGAVEIHPRHVARQALQSALTASQLSPVPFDPMHRPEQLTAAYATPMERDPFEVPLQEKIDFLREIATAPLTVQQIPHTVANLFLNRTDSDFFNSTQTRLRQTTTSLYQNYALTAFSQALKRMDSRSSPREAKAGGWELLKEYSRSELDTLIQDVMKKLQAEALAEGSFDVVVDPTVMWDLITDTLLPHLDARRMLERDGARPGGRWLTPDMVGAAQITSPALTLGWDNTLPGGLATCGWDDSGRPADSGTLIDQGKLLRIVGSDEIGGVPAHLAHTRSNSWRQPPHCSMPNIVLKSGGTKTLQRLIESVPNGILIRGRGSIITNPQRTIARIRPQMGWRIRAGEVTDMVRDFEIEVPVEKLWNSLGETGGPLTAITAGELFPERCYPLWTQPFSVSTPAALFRALPVYSSTENAS; this is translated from the coding sequence ATGCGCCGAAGAACATTTCTCTCTCTCACCGGAACCGCGACGGGCAGTCTGCTGCTGCGGCCATCCGCGCAGATCTTTTCCCGCTCTCTGCTCCGAAGCGAAAACCGGGAGAGCGACCTGCTGATCGATCTGGTCGATGCCGCGATGACGCAAGGAGCCGAATATGCCGACGCCCGTCTGCTGTCCACTCGAGCGCAGACGGTGCAATTGCGCAAAGACGTCGTCGCGCAACTCACCGATGTCGAAGATCGCGGCTTCCTGCTTCGGGTGTTCAAGAATGGCGGATGGGCGAGCAGCGCCATCAGCGGCGCTGTGGAGATACATCCGCGGCATGTGGCACGCCAGGCGCTGCAGTCCGCACTGACAGCATCGCAACTTTCGCCTGTCCCCTTCGATCCGATGCATCGGCCCGAGCAGCTCACCGCCGCGTACGCCACTCCCATGGAGCGCGATCCCTTCGAGGTGCCGCTGCAGGAAAAAATCGATTTCCTTCGCGAAATAGCCACCGCGCCTCTCACCGTGCAGCAAATCCCGCATACGGTGGCGAATCTCTTCCTCAACAGGACAGACAGCGATTTTTTCAACAGCACGCAAACCCGCCTGCGACAGACCACGACAAGCCTGTATCAGAACTATGCGCTGACCGCCTTCAGTCAGGCACTGAAACGCATGGATTCCCGCAGCAGTCCGCGCGAAGCCAAGGCCGGCGGCTGGGAATTGCTGAAGGAATACTCGCGCAGCGAACTCGACACGCTCATTCAGGACGTGATGAAAAAACTGCAAGCCGAAGCACTCGCAGAGGGCTCCTTCGATGTCGTTGTGGATCCGACGGTCATGTGGGATTTGATCACCGACACACTGCTCCCGCATCTGGACGCTCGCCGCATGCTCGAACGCGACGGCGCGCGACCGGGAGGCAGATGGTTGACGCCGGACATGGTCGGCGCAGCACAGATCACGTCACCCGCTCTTACGCTGGGCTGGGACAACACTCTCCCGGGGGGACTTGCGACCTGCGGTTGGGATGACTCGGGACGACCCGCGGACAGCGGAACCCTGATAGATCAGGGGAAACTCCTTCGCATCGTCGGTTCGGATGAAATCGGCGGTGTACCGGCGCATCTTGCTCATACGCGCTCGAATAGCTGGCGGCAGCCGCCGCACTGCTCCATGCCCAACATCGTGCTGAAAAGCGGTGGGACGAAGACGCTGCAACGCCTGATCGAGTCGGTGCCGAATGGTATACTCATCCGCGGCCGTGGAAGTATTATCACGAATCCGCAACGCACCATCGCGCGCATCCGACCGCAGATGGGTTGGCGTATCCGTGCCGGAGAGGTCACGGACATGGTACGGGATTTCGAAATTGAGGTCCCCGTGGAGAAGCTCTGGAACAGTCTCGGTGAGACGGGCGGCCCGCTGACGGCGATCACCGCGGGCGAATTGTTTCCGGAGCGCTGCTACCCACTGTGGACGCAACCCTTCTCCGTATCCACCCCGGCGGCACTGTTCCGCGCCCTTCCAGTGTACTCTTCAACCGAGAATGCATCATGA
- a CDS encoding metallopeptidase TldD-related protein, with amino-acid sequence MTRTDTEQLLSRIINRSKAEETFAVLRGTNATTLRFADSLLLPPLQLSDRIVQISIRRGKKYASTTLTAFDDASVDRCFSRLEDMLPQFTETDTIIPFPETRLVLEAPLFHQRNEDIAPEWRNAAAEKMLDTFRTAALSVSGSLVTSDSVLAVATSNGLFLHQPSSLIHGDVRAYSGDGLQTSSARVYRHRLDTFDAAAFATHVRDRCLLWKHPADIKAERITTIFSPHALADLLMPLLQQFSMRAVQDDKSFLRRLDGSTFVGSRMFAKGVHLRSDPFDQEVPSLPFTMEGNEVKAVTWVRDGVIENVAEGRYDTAGSVRDVRPLPTNLIMEGGDAQIGDLIKKTKRGLLVHGFASLGMVDPRNCLLSGSTRDGVFLIENGKISKAVKNLVLRETPVYLLKEVLDMSVPEVVSPSGSYFPMRLPSLLVKDVMYTQASGVI; translated from the coding sequence ATGACGCGCACCGACACCGAGCAACTGCTCTCCCGCATCATCAACCGCTCGAAAGCCGAGGAAACCTTCGCGGTACTTCGCGGGACCAACGCCACCACGCTGCGCTTCGCAGACTCGCTCCTTCTGCCGCCGTTGCAGCTTTCGGACCGGATAGTGCAGATCAGCATCAGGCGCGGAAAAAAATATGCCTCCACCACGCTCACCGCCTTCGATGACGCGTCCGTGGACCGGTGTTTCTCCCGTCTCGAAGACATGCTCCCACAGTTCACCGAAACGGATACCATTATCCCCTTCCCGGAAACGCGCCTCGTTCTCGAAGCACCGCTCTTTCATCAGCGGAACGAGGATATTGCACCGGAGTGGCGAAACGCAGCCGCGGAAAAGATGCTCGATACCTTCCGCACGGCGGCCCTCTCGGTAAGCGGCAGTCTCGTGACCAGCGACTCGGTACTGGCTGTCGCAACCTCGAACGGACTGTTTCTTCATCAACCGTCTTCGCTCATCCACGGTGATGTACGGGCGTACTCCGGCGATGGCTTGCAGACGTCCTCCGCGCGCGTGTACCGCCACCGTCTGGACACGTTCGATGCGGCCGCTTTCGCGACCCATGTACGGGATCGCTGTTTGCTTTGGAAGCATCCCGCGGATATCAAAGCCGAGCGCATCACGACCATTTTCTCACCGCATGCCTTGGCGGACTTGCTCATGCCCCTGTTGCAGCAATTTTCCATGCGCGCCGTGCAGGACGACAAAAGCTTCCTGCGCCGCCTGGACGGTTCGACCTTCGTCGGTTCGAGAATGTTTGCGAAGGGTGTGCATCTGCGTTCCGATCCGTTCGATCAGGAAGTCCCGTCGCTGCCGTTTACCATGGAGGGCAATGAGGTCAAAGCCGTCACGTGGGTGCGCGACGGCGTCATCGAGAATGTGGCCGAGGGCAGATATGATACAGCGGGAAGCGTCCGCGACGTCCGTCCCCTGCCGACGAATCTCATCATGGAGGGTGGCGACGCGCAGATCGGGGATTTGATCAAGAAGACCAAACGCGGTTTGCTCGTGCACGGCTTCGCCTCACTCGGGATGGTAGATCCCAGGAACTGCCTTCTCTCAGGCTCCACCCGCGACGGCGTGTTTCTCATCGAGAACGGGAAAATTTCCAAAGCTGTGAAAAACCTTGTGCTCCGCGAAACCCCGGTGTATCTGCTCAAGGAGGTCCTCGACATGTCCGTGCCCGAGGTGGTTTCTCCGTCGGGCTCCTATTTTCCCATGCGCCTCCCTTCGCTGCTCGTCAAGGACGTCATGTACACGCAAGCGAGCGGCGTGATCTGA
- a CDS encoding DMT family transporter, with amino-acid sequence MTKYTLNDLPPMVLQGARFALAALMVGIYTFRDIRTTTRASLKAGLILGALLGGGFALQTIGLVQTTASKAGFLTGTMVVFTPLLQLAIERRMPSWGNILGVLIVAAGLYLFTNPTDSTFNQGDLLVLLCAVVFAFYIVYLDVFTKNGFDREIVFYQFVVTAVIGFVLAPFFGGGPAVFSAGAIGAVLYLAFFASTIAIFVQSKYQRETTPTKAAIIFSLEPVFAAVMAYFALGETMSTIEVVGASLMFAGLLISELLAALNKE; translated from the coding sequence GTGACGAAATACACGCTGAACGATCTGCCGCCTATGGTGTTGCAGGGTGCGCGCTTCGCACTCGCGGCCCTGATGGTTGGAATCTACACCTTCCGGGACATACGGACAACTACCAGGGCCTCACTCAAAGCCGGGTTGATACTGGGTGCGCTGCTCGGAGGCGGTTTCGCGTTGCAGACCATCGGACTCGTGCAGACCACAGCGTCGAAAGCCGGATTCCTCACCGGGACCATGGTCGTCTTTACACCGCTGCTGCAACTGGCCATCGAGCGACGCATGCCGTCGTGGGGAAACATCCTTGGTGTACTCATCGTGGCAGCCGGGCTGTACCTGTTCACCAATCCCACCGACAGCACCTTCAATCAGGGTGATTTGCTGGTGTTGCTTTGTGCCGTTGTTTTCGCCTTTTACATCGTGTATCTCGACGTGTTTACGAAAAACGGCTTCGACCGCGAGATCGTATTTTATCAGTTTGTCGTGACTGCGGTGATCGGTTTTGTGCTTGCACCGTTCTTCGGCGGAGGTCCGGCGGTGTTTTCCGCTGGTGCGATAGGAGCGGTGCTGTATCTGGCCTTCTTCGCTTCCACCATTGCGATTTTCGTGCAATCGAAATATCAGCGCGAGACCACACCGACCAAGGCCGCTATCATCTTTTCCCTCGAACCGGTGTTCGCCGCCGTCATGGCGTATTTCGCACTGGGTGAAACCATGAGTACCATCGAGGTTGTCGGGGCGTCGCTGATGTTCGCCGGCCTGCTGATCTCCGAACTGCTCGCCGCGCTGAATAAGGAATAA
- a CDS encoding sigma-54 dependent transcriptional regulator — MKAARILIVDDEQSIRETLRMTLEYEGFDVEDADSGPAALAAVQRRSPDAVILDIKMSGMDGMETLERLRESNPTLPVILLTGHGSIETAVEATRKGAFDFLTKPPDREKILITLRNAITQTSLLRENREMRSQIEPSGEIIGRSRVMRELQETIARVAPTEAYVLITGENGTGKELVARAIHRQSTRAGKDMVEVNCAAIPHELIESELFGHEKGSFTGATAQRIGKFEQSDAGILFLDEIGDMSLPAQAKVLRILEEGTFERVGGGKKISVDVRVLAATNKDLFTEIREGRFREDLYHRLNVIPIHVPPLRDRREDIPDLVRHFLRESCKKNKLPERSIDDAAMERLCAMQWPGNVRELRNAVERLVIMVAQHIGSADVGRYVLGSVTPADDALPMDMNFQEFKDRAEKLFIQRQLDRYDWNISRTADELGIQRSHLYSKIKKYGLERS; from the coding sequence ATGAAAGCAGCACGCATCCTGATCGTTGACGATGAACAGAGCATACGCGAGACCTTGCGAATGACGCTCGAGTACGAAGGTTTTGACGTGGAGGATGCAGACAGCGGTCCCGCAGCGCTCGCGGCGGTGCAGCGGCGATCACCCGATGCCGTGATTCTCGACATCAAAATGTCGGGTATGGATGGTATGGAAACATTGGAACGTCTTCGTGAGAGTAATCCGACGCTTCCGGTGATTCTGCTCACCGGGCATGGGAGCATCGAAACGGCTGTGGAGGCCACGCGCAAAGGCGCGTTCGATTTTCTGACCAAGCCGCCTGACAGGGAAAAAATTCTCATCACGCTGCGCAACGCGATTACACAGACGTCATTGCTTCGCGAGAATCGCGAGATGCGCAGTCAGATCGAACCATCCGGCGAGATCATTGGTCGCTCACGCGTGATGCGTGAATTGCAGGAAACGATAGCGCGCGTTGCACCTACCGAAGCGTATGTTCTTATCACCGGAGAGAACGGAACAGGAAAGGAACTCGTGGCGCGCGCGATCCACCGGCAGAGCACCCGTGCCGGCAAAGACATGGTGGAGGTCAACTGCGCCGCCATTCCGCATGAACTGATCGAATCCGAGTTGTTCGGTCACGAAAAGGGATCGTTCACAGGAGCCACGGCGCAGCGCATCGGCAAGTTCGAGCAGAGCGACGCCGGTATTCTGTTTCTCGATGAAATCGGAGACATGAGTCTGCCGGCACAGGCAAAGGTACTCCGCATTCTCGAAGAAGGCACCTTCGAGCGCGTGGGAGGCGGCAAGAAAATTTCGGTGGACGTGCGCGTGCTGGCCGCCACGAACAAGGATCTGTTCACGGAAATTCGCGAAGGACGCTTCCGCGAGGATTTATACCATCGCCTGAACGTCATTCCGATTCATGTGCCCCCGTTGCGCGACCGTCGGGAAGACATTCCCGACCTCGTCCGGCATTTCCTCCGCGAATCCTGCAAAAAGAATAAACTTCCCGAACGGAGCATAGACGATGCCGCAATGGAGCGGCTGTGTGCCATGCAATGGCCGGGTAACGTGCGGGAATTGCGCAACGCCGTGGAGCGACTCGTGATCATGGTTGCACAGCATATCGGCAGCGCGGACGTGGGGCGCTACGTTCTGGGTAGCGTCACCCCGGCGGACGACGCTCTTCCGATGGACATGAATTTTCAGGAGTTCAAGGACAGGGCCGAGAAGTTGTTCATTCAACGGCAGCTCGATCGCTATGACTGGAACATCAGCCGCACAGCGGATGAACTCGGCATTCAGCGCAGCCATCTTTATTCCAAGATCAAGAAATACGGACTCGAACGAAGCTGA
- a CDS encoding acyl-CoA carboxylase subunit beta, translated as MQDARSARIDEAALVNEDAMKNLLRVLHAREEHVRLGGGKKAIEKHHSRRKLTARERIDALLDTGSPFMEIGLFTAWEMYNEYGGAPSAGTVFGLGYIHGRLCVLVANDATVKAGAWFPITAKKNLRAQEIAMENRLPIIYLVDSAGVFLPLQDEIFPDKEHFGRIFRNNAIMSSMGIPQISAIMGHCVAGGAYLPIMSDEAMIVEGTGSVFLAGSHLVKSAIGEEIDNESLGGANVHSSVSGVTDYRMPDDPSCLRGYRDLVSKLGARPRAGYNRIAAVDPARPASDLYGIVPKDRARPYDMKDVIACIVDDQEFIEYKADYGQTLVCAYARIDGWAVGIVANQRTIVKNGKGEMQIGGVIYSDSADKATRFIMNCNQKRIPLVFIQDVTGFMVGSRAEHGGIIKDGAKMVNAVANSVVPKITIVVGNSYGAGNYAMCGKAYDPRFIFAWPTAQIAVMGGAQASKTLLEIRLSQMKHSGRSITEEEQQELLKTIQQSYDAQTSPYYAAARLWVDGIIDPVDTRAVISTCIDAADCNPELRPFNPGVIQT; from the coding sequence ATGCAGGATGCACGATCCGCCCGTATCGACGAAGCCGCCCTGGTCAATGAAGACGCCATGAAGAATCTGCTGCGCGTGCTGCATGCGCGGGAGGAGCATGTACGTTTGGGAGGAGGCAAGAAGGCCATAGAAAAACATCACTCCCGGAGAAAACTGACGGCACGTGAACGCATCGACGCGCTGCTCGATACGGGCTCGCCCTTCATGGAAATCGGGCTGTTCACCGCCTGGGAAATGTACAACGAGTACGGTGGCGCGCCCTCGGCGGGGACGGTGTTCGGGCTGGGGTACATTCACGGTCGTCTGTGCGTGCTGGTAGCCAACGACGCCACCGTGAAAGCCGGCGCCTGGTTTCCCATCACCGCCAAGAAAAATCTGCGCGCGCAGGAAATAGCCATGGAAAACCGCCTGCCCATCATCTACCTCGTGGATTCGGCCGGTGTGTTTTTGCCCCTGCAGGACGAAATATTTCCCGACAAGGAGCATTTCGGAAGAATTTTCCGCAACAATGCCATCATGTCCTCCATGGGCATCCCGCAGATTTCCGCCATCATGGGCCATTGCGTCGCGGGAGGGGCCTATTTGCCCATCATGAGCGACGAGGCCATGATTGTGGAGGGAACGGGCTCGGTGTTTCTCGCCGGATCACACCTCGTTAAATCCGCCATCGGCGAAGAGATAGACAATGAGAGTCTCGGCGGGGCCAACGTTCACAGCTCGGTCAGCGGCGTCACCGATTATCGCATGCCCGACGACCCGAGTTGCCTCCGGGGATACCGCGATCTGGTCTCCAAACTCGGCGCCCGGCCGCGCGCCGGGTACAATCGCATTGCGGCGGTGGATCCCGCACGCCCTGCTTCGGATCTGTATGGCATAGTACCGAAAGACAGGGCTCGTCCCTACGACATGAAGGATGTGATCGCCTGCATCGTGGACGATCAGGAATTCATCGAATACAAGGCGGACTACGGACAGACGCTGGTGTGCGCGTACGCGCGCATAGACGGCTGGGCGGTGGGCATCGTCGCCAATCAGCGCACCATCGTGAAAAACGGCAAAGGCGAAATGCAGATCGGCGGTGTGATTTACAGCGACAGCGCGGACAAGGCCACACGATTTATCATGAACTGCAATCAGAAGCGCATTCCGCTGGTGTTTATTCAGGACGTCACCGGATTCATGGTAGGCAGCCGCGCCGAGCACGGCGGCATCATCAAGGACGGCGCAAAGATGGTCAATGCGGTCGCAAACAGCGTGGTGCCGAAAATCACCATCGTCGTGGGCAACAGCTACGGAGCGGGCAACTACGCCATGTGCGGCAAGGCCTACGATCCGCGTTTCATCTTCGCCTGGCCCACGGCACAAATCGCGGTTATGGGCGGAGCGCAGGCGAGCAAGACCCTGCTGGAAATCCGTCTCTCCCAAATGAAGCACAGCGGCCGGAGCATCACCGAGGAAGAGCAGCAGGAACTCCTGAAAACCATTCAGCAAAGTTACGACGCGCAGACCAGCCCCTACTATGCCGCAGCCCGGCTGTGGGTGGACGGCATCATCGATCCCGTGGATACGCGCGCTGTGATCTCGACGTGCATAGACGCCGCGGACTGCAATCCGGAACTGCGCCCTTTCAATCCGGGAGTGATTCAGACCTGA